One genomic region from Quercus robur chromosome 4, dhQueRobu3.1, whole genome shotgun sequence encodes:
- the LOC126720431 gene encoding disease resistance protein RUN1-like, with amino-acid sequence MVGIWGMGGIGKTTLARVVFRKISNNFEGCCFLANVRGVCEKDGLVRLQQQLILQILNENMGVEDVNEGVFVIKNRLRHKKILLVLDDVDQLDQLNKLAGDHIWFGLGSRVIITTRDKHLLQTLGVDEIYEANGLTHDESLHLLSLKAFKKDHPPKEYRELSRGFVYYANDLPLAIEILGSFLFGRSIHQWKSTLNRLKQFPEKDILQVLRISFEGLHETEMEIFLNIACFFNHKKKKDVVEILNYLDLFPDIGLGVLFDKSLVKFDDFTLWMHDLLHEMGKNIIYEECPKEPGKRGKLWLFKDINDVLTENTGTKAIQGIVLKLHKQKEAYWNPESFSKVHDLKLLIIDNVHLLHEPKYLPNALRFLDWSEFPSKYFPPSFQQKSFDSLKFIKLKESLKLIETPDFNEIPNLEKLDLEGCINLRSLHPSIGVHQKLTFLNLGGCKNLRSLPSKFEIESLEIFILSGCSNLKRIPEFGENMESVSRLYLDGIAITKLPTSIGNLTGLASLNLKDCKNLKSLPSKFEMEFLEILILSGCPNLKRIPEFGENMKNVSELYLDGTAITKLPTSIENLTGLVSLNVKDCKNLMSLPSTFFNMKWLKDLNLSGCSKLPENLVIEKRVEEVDVSGTATGLMAYSNTIFQTLKTLALGGFKRRSPNHMGLLPTSLWGLCSLTRLNLSYCNLNAIPNDICRLFSLEDLCLSGNNFSCLPENIAQLSRLYQLEVNNCTSLLSLPKLPLNIIYIEVNNCTSLETLPDLLPSNSPLGLSLHLTNCSKLAENQGFIDNGFLLFAAIISSFRCHRRFYSYDSVIPGSEIPKWFTHQSIGDEVSIQEPNSLLCNEWIRIAVCAVFCSHPHHQIPEEGSLTCWLRVNGKEMNNNTSTLNFVPLSDHTWQLILRPQFYECNANEEMKKSLCECDANGFSQIGIRIDSHYGEYNFYQSDWKERLINCFMIKKCGLRMVYKKDVEDLNFDNSSAAAAAAEGYKAKL; translated from the exons ATGGTGGGTATTTGGGGGATGGGAGGAATCGGTAAAACAACTCTTGCTAGAGTTGTTTTTCGTAAGATTTCAAATAACTTTGAAGGTTGTTGTTTTCTTGCTAATGTTAGGGGAGTTTGTGAAAAAGATGGTTTAGTTCGATTACAACAACAACtcattcttcaaattttgaatgaaaatatgGGTGTAGAAGATGTTAATGAAGGAGTTTTTGTGATCAAGAACAGGTTACGtcataaaaaaattcttctcgTTCTTGATGATGTAGATCAATTAGACCAATTAAACAAGTTAGCAGGGGATCATATATGGTTTGGTTTAGGTAGTAGAGTTATCATAACAACAAGAGATAAGCATTTGCTACAGACCCTTGGAGTAGATGAAATATATGAGGCTAATGGATTGACTCATGATGAATCTCTTCATCTTTTGAGTTTGAAAGCatttaaaaaagatcatccacCCAAAGAATATCGAGAGTTGTCCAGAGGTTTTGTATATTATGCTAATGACCTTCCTTTAGCTATTGAGATTTtgggttcttttttgtttggtagaAGTATCCATCAATGGAAAAGTACATTAAATAGACTAAAACAGTTTCCTGAAAAAGATATTCTCCAAGTACTTAGAATAAGTTTTGAAGGACTACATGAAACAGAGATGGAAATATTCCTAAATATTGCTTGTTTCTTTAAtcataagaagaaaaaagatgtagTAGAAATACTAAATTATCTTGACCTTTTTCCAGATATTGGATTGGGGGTTCTTTTTGATAAATCTCTTGTTAAATTTGATGATTTTACCTTgtggatgcatgatttgcttCATGAAATGGGCAAGAACATAATTTATGAAGAGTGTCCTAAAGAGCCGGGAAAACGTGGCAAACTGTGGTTGTTTAAGGACATTAACGATGTACTGACAGAAAATACG GGAACAAAAGCAATTCAAGGCATAGTCTTAAAGTTGCATAAACAAAAAGAGGCATATTGGAATCCTGAATCCTTTTCAAAGGTTCATGATCTTAAATTGCTCATAATTGATAACGTTCACCTTTTGCACGAGCCCAAATATCTTCCTAATGCCTTGAGATTTCTTGACTGGAGTGAATtcccttcaaaatattttccacCAAGTTTCCAACAAAAG TCTTTTGATAGTTTGAAGTTCATCAAATTGAAGGAATCACTAAAATTGATTGAAACTCCTGACTTCAACGAAATCCCAAATCTTGAGAAATTGGATCTTGAGGGTTGTATAAATTTACGTTCCTTGCACCCATCAATTGGAGTTCATCAAAAACTCACTTTTCTTAACCTAGGAGGTTGCAAAAACCTCAGAAGTCTTCCAAGCAAGTTTGAAATTGAGTCTCTTGAGATCTTTATTCTTTCTGGTTgctcaaatttaaaaagaattcCGGAGTTTGGAGAAAATATGGAAAGTGTATCAAGGCTTTACTTAGATGGCATTGCTATTACAAAATTACCCACATCAATTGGGAATTTGACTGGCCTTGCTTCATTGAATCTAAAAGATTGCAAAAACCTCAAAAGTCTTCCAAGCAAGTTTGAAATGGAGTTTCTTGAGATCCTTATTCTTTCTGGTTgtccaaatttaaaaagaattcCAGAGTTtggagaaaatatgaaaaatgtatCAGAGCTTTACTTGGATGGAACTGCTATTACAAAATTACCAAcatcaattgaaaatttgactggGCTTGTTTCATTGAATGTAAAAGATTGCAAAAATCTCATGTCTCTTCCTAGTAccttttttaatatgaaatggCTCAAAGATCTCAATCTTTCTGGATGCTCAAAACTACCGGAAAACTTGGTGATTGAGAAAAGGGTAGAAGAGGTTGATGTGAGTGGAACTGCCACAGGTCTTATGGCTTATTCCAATACTATTTTTCAAACTCTTAAAACACTAGCTTTGGGTGGATTTAAGCGGAGAAGTCCCAATCACATGGGCTTGTTACCGACTTCTTTATGGGGCTTGTGTTCTTTGACCCGTCTGAATCTAAGTTATTGCAATCTCAATGCAATCCCCAATGATATTTGTCGCTTATTCTCTTTAGAAGATTTATGTCTAAGCGGCAATAATTTTAGTTGCCTTCCGGAAAACATTGCTCAACTATCTAGGTTGTATCAGTTGGAGGTGAACAATTGTACGAGTCTTCTATCATTGCCAAAGCTTccattaaatattatttatattgagGTGAACAATTGTACCTCACTAGAAACGCTACCAGATCTATTACCATCAAATTCTCCATTAGGGCTTTCCCTCCACCTTACAAATTGCAGTAAATTGGCTGAGAATCAAGGCTTCATTGACAATGGATTCCTGTTATTTGCAGCGATAATAAGTTCCTTTCGGTGCCATCGCCGCTTCTACAGTTATGATAGTGTTATCCCTGGAAGTGAAATTCCAAAGTGGTTTACGCATCAAAGTATTGGGGATGAGGTTAGTATTCAAGAACCTAATTCTCTTTTGTGTAATGAGTGGATCAGGATTGCTGTTTGCGCTGTATTTTGTTCTCATCCACATCACCAAATCCCCGAAGAAGGTTCACTTACCTGTTGGTTGAGAGTTAAcggaaaagaaatgaataataataCAAGCACGCTCAACTTTGTTCCTTTATCGGATCACACTTGGCAACTTATTTTGCGTCCTCAATTCTACGAATGCAATGCAAATGAAGAAATGAAGAAATCATTGTGCGAATGCGATGCAAATGGATTCAGTCAGATTGGAATTAGAATTGATTCTCATTACGGTGAATATAACTTTTATCAGTCAGATTGGAAGGAGAGACTGATAAATTGCTTTATGATAAAGAAGTGCGGGTTGCGAATGGTATACAAGAAAGACGTTGAAGATCTTAATTTCGACAATTCGTCGGCAGCGGCAGCGGCAGCGGAAGGTTACAAAGCCAAGCTCTAA